A window of the Lactuca sativa cultivar Salinas chromosome 7, Lsat_Salinas_v11, whole genome shotgun sequence genome harbors these coding sequences:
- the LOC111877811 gene encoding zinc finger BED domain-containing protein DAYSLEEPER: protein MESLPTENNALVNMEMQPVFLDAQNMESQPNKRRKKKSIVWEHFTIENVGPGCRRACCKQCKQSFAYSTGSKVAGTSHLKRHIAKGSCPVVLRNQNQNNHPDSSSPFTTPQPPNTATETPKRRYRTAASAPFFPFDSDRCRHEIARMIIMHDYPLHIVEHPGFVSFVHNLQPRFDLVNFSTVQGDCVATYLSEKDKIQKVIESMPGRVCLTVDLYGSCQTTGYVYVTGQFVDSEWKIHRKLLNVVMEPYPDSDSAFSHAVSACLSDWNMEGRLFSITINQPVSEIGIESLRNLLSEKNPNILGGQLLLGNCLSRSISGIVAESLATNHETVKKVRDCVKYVKTSESLEEKFLSLKQQLQVPSTKTLAIDNQTQWNTTYEMLQSASELKEVFSCLDTTDSDYSKGPTREEWNVIENLCAYLKILYDTANLLTTSSVPTTNTFFHEAWKIQLELARAAASEDPVISGLTKPMQENFNNYWKNCCLILAIAVVMDPRFKMKLVEFSFTKIYGDEAQTYINIVDEGIHQLFLEYVALPVPLTNGGGPVTGEVKTEDGDGGGGGGGPGLTDFDVYIMETTSQQSKSELDQYLEESLLPRVHEFDVVGWWKLNKVKYPTLSKMARDILSVPVSTVAAEAVFEVGRPEMGRYRCSLRAETVEALVCAKDWLRGEMVDASNAMIKMEFPI, encoded by the coding sequence ATGGAGTCACTTCCCACTGAAAACAACGCATTGGTCAACATGGAGATGCAGCCGGTCTTCCTAGACGCGCAAAACATGGAATCACAACCCAACAAACGCCGAAAGAAGAAATCAATCGTATGGGAACACTTCACAATCGAAAACGTGGGCCCCGGTTGTAGACGCGCTTGTTGTAAACAATGCAAACAATCATTCGCATACAGCACAGGTTCAAAAGTCGCCGGAACAAGTCACCTGAAACGCCACATCGCCAAGGGCAGCTGCCCGGTTGTCCTCCGTAACCAAAACCAAAACAACCACCCCGACTCGTCATCACCGTTCACCACCCCACAACCACCAAACACCGCCACCGAAACACCCAAACGCCGCTACCGGACCGCCGCTTCCGCCCCGTTCTTCCCCTTCGATTCCGACCGCTGCCGCCATGAAATCGCCCGTATGATCATCATGCATGATTACCCGCTCCATATCGTTGAACACCCGGGTTTCGTTTCCTTTGTTCATAACTTACAACCGAGGTTTGACTTGGTCAACTTTAGCACTGTGCAAGGCGATTGTGTGGCGACTTATTTAAGCGAAAAGGATAAAATCCAGAAAGTGATTGAATCAATGCCGGGTCGGGTTTGTCTCACGGTTGACTTATACGGGTCGTGTCAAACCACGGGTTATGTTTATGTAACGGGTCAGTTTGTGGATAGTGAATGGAAGATTCATCGGAAGCTTTTAAACGTGGTAATGGAACCGTATCCCGATTCCGATTCCGCCTTTAGTCATGCCGTTTCCGCTTGTCTTTCCGATTGGAATATGGAAGGGAGGTTGTTCTCGATTACAATCAACCAACCCGTGAGTGAAATCGGAATCGAAAGTCTCCGGAATCTTCTCTCGGAAAAAAACCCGAACATCCTCGGCGGTCAATTACTCCTCGGAAACTGTCTTTCCCGTTCCATAAGCGGAATCGTGGCGGAATCACTCGCCACAAATCACGAAACCGTGAAAAAAGTACGCGATTGCGTGAAGTACGTGAAAACATCGGAATCGTTAGAAGAGAAGTTTTTATCCCTTAAACAACAACTTCAAGTCCCGAGTACAAAAACGTTAGCAATCGACAACCAAACGCAATGGAACACAACGTACGAAATGTTACAATCGGCATCGGAATTGAAAGAGGTGTTTTCTTGCTTAGACACCACCGATTCCGATTACAGTAAGGGCCCGACTCGCGAAGAGTGGAATGTAATTGAGAATCTTTGCGCGTATTTAAAGATTTTATATGACACCGCGAATCTTTTAACAACCTCGAGTGTCCCGACAACAAACACGTTTTTCCATGAAGCGTGGAAGATTCAACTCGAGCTAGCTCGGGCAGCCGCCAGCGAGGATCCGGTCATCAGCGGGCTGACCAAACCAATGCAAGAGAATTTCAATAACTATTGGAAAAATTGTTGTTTGATATTAGCAATCGCGGTAGTTATGGACCCACGTTTCAAGATGAAGTTAGTTGAATTCAGTTTCACAAAGATATATGGTGACGAGGCGCAAACGTATATAAACATAGTCGATGAAGGGATTCATCAGCTTTTTCTAGAGTACGTCGCGCTCCCGGTGCCGCTAACAAACGGTGGTGGTCCGGTGACCGGAGAAGTGAAAACGGAGGATggggatggtggtggtggtggtggtgggccgGGGTTGACGGATTTTGATGTGTATATTATGGAGACGACAAGTCAGCAATCGAAATCTGAGCTGGACCAGTATTTGGAGGAGTCGTTGTTGCCACGTGTGCATGAGTTTGATGTGGTGGGGTGGTGGAAGTTGAATAAGGTGAAGTATCCGACACTTTCGAAGATGGCGAGGGATATTTTGTCGGTGCCGGTGTCGACGGTGGCGGCGGAGGCGGTGTTTGAGGTGGGGCGGCCGGAGATGGGGAGGTACCGGTGTTCGTTGAGGGCGGAGACGGTGGAGGCGTTGGTGTGTGCTAAGGATTGGTTGCGTGGTGAGATGGTGGATGCGAGTAATGCGATGATTAAAATGGAGTTTCCGATTTGA